One stretch of Girardinichthys multiradiatus isolate DD_20200921_A chromosome 2, DD_fGirMul_XY1, whole genome shotgun sequence DNA includes these proteins:
- the LOC124878748 gene encoding probable polypeptide N-acetylgalactosaminyltransferase 8: protein MKVYFRVGVIGAFLVLLYIIISTTESWSKEKSYLKRATDQEVVGRKLDRIEDTLNKLAKLIEKPAQKSSFKELPSNENQKKPKTVVPKLYPNSFLFTKWGDGLSEEEQKEAEALFQIYGYNVFLSNQVPLDRKLPDMRDQRCLKMNYPKDLPSISVVLIYVNEALSVIKRAVRSIITHTPKHLLKEIILVDDHSTYNDLGKPLEDYIGEVHKEMPSLIKRVWHTRQMGLSQSRITGWKEATGDVVAILDAHIEATQGWAEPLLARIKADRTIVVSPVFDKVHFDDLHIERYMMFAQGFDWALWCMYESFKPDWNQVDESQPGKSPSVMGIFAADRGFLGEIGGLDGGMTVYGGENVELGIRVWLCGGSVEVVPCSRIAHIERAHKPYSPDLNPSMKRNALRVADIWLDEYKKNVFIAWNVPLKDHGINIGDVSGRKTLRENLKCKPFSWYLENVYKSLERWDNILGYGVLQNSLFKKLCVDQGTTPGNIPILYECHFQEPQRCYYNTESEIIIGSMRSHKYSSNRCLVDPGSGSIPTLHDCKMAKQNQLHMHWDFRQEREIRNKATNRCLEIAQGEIFYQLIIQQCSGQSWTIQHLITTF, encoded by the exons ATGAAGGTTTATTTCAGAGTTGGAGTTATTGGAGCTTTTTTGGTCCTGTTGTACATAATTATATCCACGACGGAAAGTTGGAGCAAAGAAAAATCGTATCTAAAAAGAGCCACAGATCAGGAGGTTGTGGGCAGAAAACTGGACAGAATTGAAGACACCCTAAACAAGCTGG CAAAGTTAATAGAAAAACCTGCCCAGAAGAGCTCCTTTAAAGAACTTCcttcaaatgaaaaccaaaaaaagccaaaaacggTGGTACCAAAGTTATACCCAAACTCCTTCCTGTTTACAAAGTGGGGAGATGGTCTGTCAGAAGAGGAACAGAAGGAAGCAGAAGCTCTTTTTCAGATTTATGGATACAACGTCTTCCTCAGCAACCAGGTTCCCCTCGATCGGAAGCTCCCTGACATGAGAGATCAAAG ATGTCTGAAGATGAATTATCCCAAAGATCTTCCCAGCATCAGCGTGGTGCTAATCTATGTAAATGAGGCTCTTTCTGTCATTAAGAGGGCAGTACGAAGCATCATCACCCACACACCAAAACACCTGCTGAAGGAGATCATTCTGGTGGACGATCATAGTACTTACA ATGATCTTGGGAAACCTTTGGAAGACTACATTGGTGAGGTTCACAAAGAAATGCCTAGTCTCATTAAAAGAGTCTGGCACACACGTCAAATGGGTCTGTCCCAGTCCCGAATCACAGGCTGGAAGGAGGCAACCGGAGATGTTGTGGCCATTTTAGATGCTCACATTGAAGCTACACAGGGATG GGCAGAACCTTTGCTGGCCAGAATCAAAGCTGACAGGACCATCGTGGTGTCCCCTGTGTTTGATAAGGTCCACTTTGATGATCTACACATAGAAAGATACATGATGTTTGCTCAGGGCTTTGACTGGGCTTTGTGGTGCATGTACGAGTCTTTCAAACCAGACTGGAATCAGGTGGACGAATCACAGCCTGGAAA GAGTCCTTCTGTTATGGGCATCTTTGCAGCAGACAGGGGTTTTCTTGGAGAAATTGGTGGACTTGATGGGGGCATGACAGTTTATGGAGGAGAAAATGTTGAACTCGGGATTCGT GTGTGGCTGTGTGGAGGAAGTGTGGAGGTTGTGCCTTGTTCCAGGATAGCTCACATCGAGAGAGCACACAAACCATATTCACCTGATCTCAACCCATCCATGAAGAGAAATGCCTTAAGAGTTGCAGATATTTGGTTGGATGAatacaagaaaaatgtgtttattgcctGGAACGTTCCTCTTAAG GACCATGGAATTAATATCGGCGATGTGTCTGGGAGGAAAACCCTCAGAGAGAACCTGAAATGTAAACCTTTCAGCTGGTACCTCGAGAACGTCTACAAGAGTCTGGAAAGATGGGATAACATTTTGGGATACGGTGTA ctgcagaacagCCTCTTTAAGAAGCTCTGTGTGGATCAGGGCACGACTCCTGGAAACATCCCAATATTGTACGAGTGCCACTTCCAAGAACCACAG CGATGTTACTACAACACAGAAAGTGAAATCATCATAGGGAGCATGAGATCTCACAAATACAGCAGTAACCGCTGCCTGGTGGATCCAGGCTCTGGAAGCATTCCCACTCTGCATGACTGCAAGATGGCAAAGCAAAACCAGTTACACATGCACTGGGACTTCAGACAA GAACGAGAAATTAGGAACAAAGCTACAAACAGATGCCTTGAGATCGCCCAGGGAGAAATCTTTTATCAGCTTATCATTCAGCAGTGCAGTGGGCAGAGTTGGACCATCCAGCACCTCATCACAACCTTCTAG
- the ndufa9a gene encoding NADH dehydrogenase [ubiquinone] 1 alpha subcomplex subunit 9, mitochondrial isoform X2 — MATVVLISRPAGVISKISSSCCPTVFAAASVTTVQQRKLHHAVIPKGKGGRSSFSGIAATVFGATGFLGRYMINRLGQMGSQIVIPHRCDQYDLMYFRPMGDLGQIIFMEWDARNKDSIQRAIENSNVVINLVGREWETRNYRFEDIFVTIPQQLARATKEAGITKFIHMSHLNADIRSPSKYLRNKAVGEEVVREEFPDAVIMKPSEMFGREDRFFNHYANMRWFGNAIPLLGLGKKTVKQPVYVVDVAKAIVNAVKDPDANGKTYTLVGPNRYILHDLVEYIYAVAHRPFLPYPLPRPLYHLAAKMFAMNPFEPWTTPDKIDRFHTTDMKYPGLPGLEDLGITASSVEQKAIEILRRHRRFRYLEAELDETKPAKTVNY, encoded by the exons ATGGCGACCGTAGTGTTGATTAGCCGTCCTGCAGGTGTCATTTCAAAGATTTCAA GCAGCTGCTGTCCCACTGTGTTTGCAGCTGCGTCTGTCACCACAGTTCAGCAGAGGAAGCTGCACCATGCCGTCATCCCTAAAGGGAAAGGAGGACGTTCTTCATTCAGTGGAATCGCCGCCACCGTGTTTGGAGCCACAGGTTTCCTGGGGCGATATATGATCAACAGGCTGG GTCAGATGGGCTCTCAGATTGTAATCCCCCACCGCTGTGATCAGTATGACCTCATGTACTTCAGGCCCATGGGTGACCTGGGGCAAATTATTTTTATG GAGTGGGATGCAAGGAACAAAGACTCCATCCAACGGGCCATCGAGAACTCCAATGTGGTCATCAATCTGGTGGGCAGGGAGTGGGAAACGAG aaactaccgCTTTGAGGACATCTTCGTCACCATCCCTCAGCAGCTTGCCAGAGCAACCAAAGAAGCTGGAATCACAAAGTTCATCCACATGTCGCACCTCAACGCCGACATACGCAGCCCCTCCAAATACCTGAGGAACAAG GCTGTGGGTGAGGAAGTTGTAAGAGAAGAGTTTCCAGATGCTGTTATCATGAAGCCATCTGAGATGTTTGGCAGGGAGGACAGATTCTTCAACCATTATGCAA ATATGCGCTGGTTCGGCAACGCTATTCCTCTTTTGGGCCTCGggaagaaaacagtaaaacagcCTGTTTAT GTGGTGGACGTGGCCAAGGCCATTGTCAACGCTGTGAAAGACCCAGATGCTAATGGGAAGACCTACACCCTCGTTGG cCCAAACCGCTACATCCTTCATGACCTGGTGGAGTACATCTACGCAGTGGCACACAGACCCTTTCTGCCCTACCCCCTGCCTCGCCCTCTCTACCA CCTGGCTGCAAAGATGTTTGCAATGAACCCGTTTGAACCCTGGACAACCCCAGACAAAATCGACAGG TTTCACACAACAGACATGAAGTATCCAGGACTTCCTGGTCTGGAGGATCTCGGTATCACAGCTTCATCTGTAGAGCAAAAGGCGATTGAGATCCTGCGTCGCCACCGCCGGTTCCGGTACCTCGAAGCTGAGCTGGATGAGACCAAGCCAGCCAAGACGGTCAACTATTAA
- the ndufa9a gene encoding NADH dehydrogenase [ubiquinone] 1 alpha subcomplex subunit 9, mitochondrial isoform X1: MATVVLISRPAGVISKISTGSCCPTVFAAASVTTVQQRKLHHAVIPKGKGGRSSFSGIAATVFGATGFLGRYMINRLGQMGSQIVIPHRCDQYDLMYFRPMGDLGQIIFMEWDARNKDSIQRAIENSNVVINLVGREWETRNYRFEDIFVTIPQQLARATKEAGITKFIHMSHLNADIRSPSKYLRNKAVGEEVVREEFPDAVIMKPSEMFGREDRFFNHYANMRWFGNAIPLLGLGKKTVKQPVYVVDVAKAIVNAVKDPDANGKTYTLVGPNRYILHDLVEYIYAVAHRPFLPYPLPRPLYHLAAKMFAMNPFEPWTTPDKIDRFHTTDMKYPGLPGLEDLGITASSVEQKAIEILRRHRRFRYLEAELDETKPAKTVNY, encoded by the exons ATGGCGACCGTAGTGTTGATTAGCCGTCCTGCAGGTGTCATTTCAAAGATTTCAA CAGGCAGCTGCTGTCCCACTGTGTTTGCAGCTGCGTCTGTCACCACAGTTCAGCAGAGGAAGCTGCACCATGCCGTCATCCCTAAAGGGAAAGGAGGACGTTCTTCATTCAGTGGAATCGCCGCCACCGTGTTTGGAGCCACAGGTTTCCTGGGGCGATATATGATCAACAGGCTGG GTCAGATGGGCTCTCAGATTGTAATCCCCCACCGCTGTGATCAGTATGACCTCATGTACTTCAGGCCCATGGGTGACCTGGGGCAAATTATTTTTATG GAGTGGGATGCAAGGAACAAAGACTCCATCCAACGGGCCATCGAGAACTCCAATGTGGTCATCAATCTGGTGGGCAGGGAGTGGGAAACGAG aaactaccgCTTTGAGGACATCTTCGTCACCATCCCTCAGCAGCTTGCCAGAGCAACCAAAGAAGCTGGAATCACAAAGTTCATCCACATGTCGCACCTCAACGCCGACATACGCAGCCCCTCCAAATACCTGAGGAACAAG GCTGTGGGTGAGGAAGTTGTAAGAGAAGAGTTTCCAGATGCTGTTATCATGAAGCCATCTGAGATGTTTGGCAGGGAGGACAGATTCTTCAACCATTATGCAA ATATGCGCTGGTTCGGCAACGCTATTCCTCTTTTGGGCCTCGggaagaaaacagtaaaacagcCTGTTTAT GTGGTGGACGTGGCCAAGGCCATTGTCAACGCTGTGAAAGACCCAGATGCTAATGGGAAGACCTACACCCTCGTTGG cCCAAACCGCTACATCCTTCATGACCTGGTGGAGTACATCTACGCAGTGGCACACAGACCCTTTCTGCCCTACCCCCTGCCTCGCCCTCTCTACCA CCTGGCTGCAAAGATGTTTGCAATGAACCCGTTTGAACCCTGGACAACCCCAGACAAAATCGACAGG TTTCACACAACAGACATGAAGTATCCAGGACTTCCTGGTCTGGAGGATCTCGGTATCACAGCTTCATCTGTAGAGCAAAAGGCGATTGAGATCCTGCGTCGCCACCGCCGGTTCCGGTACCTCGAAGCTGAGCTGGATGAGACCAAGCCAGCCAAGACGGTCAACTATTAA